A genomic region of Zea mays cultivar B73 chromosome 6, Zm-B73-REFERENCE-NAM-5.0, whole genome shotgun sequence contains the following coding sequences:
- the LOC103629206 gene encoding kinase-interacting protein 1 gives MLQRAASNAYSWWWASHVRTKQSKWLDNNLRDMEDRVKCILFLLEEEADSFAKRAEMYYKRRPEVICSVEEAYRAYRALAERYDHMSGELHKANHTIATAFPDQIQYSLLEEDNDNLPKAFTAVERRKIHKSTVEELMKKKHGEKSRPKGSGEKSAAPVSKDNAQAEISRLQKEILVLQTEKEFVKSSYESRIAKYWDLEKQINEMQEEVCYFQDEFNESAEIEDHEAQALMAATALKSCEGAITKMQEQQKSFFRQEMIESERVEVSRHKLKSFFRAYGKSLAYSGNSADENVNNDASARKDELFSMKQEKTELQELVGKIRGYFEMSSDLSVEDIADKIDELVNKVVDLELMIPTQTAQINRLCLENNELEKSLQKLEEEKAEQTCASGELDGKLKEAEEVLIRVHNLLTSYHAEERIVYTNFEETINSFCDISHMLLQSPLTEQQAVSRCMLNDEATQSTDTELSSVHRKTSPSETPEMDETARKPHVDGFTNGPDTSEPSIFSDDRQSSTCHYEIKAERHSHVDKTEDLWCCEFEDKFSISASVDVGTTENADHNLSADNNNGGPEHVDEVTRNNESSVQPYIAHSLESCPLEQLHRISPSSPGENVKQEDNVIYYSTQCNNMSESRPEQNMEMDEAEASYVNKNPTSICGEVANVGDQEDDVINLQQSLMTGIQDKEKVLLDEYTSILRNYKNAKRRLAEVETKNQECLNEMRAMISELECANEMKDAEIRSLCELFESLTYKDASQRGHQLNSTMSLSEKNKTVRGHRRTPSILQLHQRAQSVSSIPRRMENNSSLKNILNTSSSMEPDVPHDAVTNQESIILEDLTPTNVVEMEKASPLEEKFRRNIDALMEENLALLMKLSMSFQQIQGFQTKYDQLQSEISKVTNDKLKPNKDGTNECPADSEMEATKKRLRELKIELQVWSEQNMMFKGELQCRFDSLCNLQEEIEGAKEMDEDTEHGARFTWYQVAKLQGEVLNMKQENNKVADEVQASLDHVEGLHTELDKVLAKIVKSTSLSGPKASSTWRNAPSKSKVPLRMFLFPAKKKKTSLFACVNPSYLSKQHSDMAFFTKMS, from the exons ATGCTGCAACGGGCAGCCAGCAATGCGTACTCGTGGTGGTGGGCGAGCCATGTGCGTACCAAGCAGTCCAAATGGCTCGACAACAACCTCAGAG ATATGGAAGATAGGGTCAAGTGTATCCTCTTCCTCCTCGAGGAGGAAGCTGATTCTTTCGCTAAGAGGGCGGAGATGTATTACAAGCGACGACCGGAGGTGATCTGTTCAGTGGAAGAAGCATACCGGGCATACAGGGCCCTTGCTGAACGCTATGACCATATGTCAGGGGAGTTACACAAAGCAAACCACACCATTGCAACTGCCTTCCCAGATCAGATTCAGTATTCATTGTTAGAAGAGGACAATGATAACCTCCCGAAGGCTTTTACCGCGGTTGAGCGTCGCAAAATCCACAAGTCGACGGTGGAGGAACTGATGAAAAAGAAGCATGGTGAGAAATCAAGACCGAAGGGTTCGGGCGAGAAATCTGCAGCTCCAGTCAGCAAGGATAATGCACAGGCTGAGATTAGCAGGCTGCAGAAAGAGATATTGGTCCTGCAGACTGAGAAAGAATTCGTCAAAAGCTCTTATGAGAGTAGAATTGCAAAGTACTGGGATCTTGAAAAGCAAATTAATGAAATGCAGGAAGAAGTTTGCTACTTCCAGGATGAGTTCAATGAAAGTGCAGAGATAGAGGATCATGAGGCCCAGGCTTTGATGGCAGCCACTGCTCTTAAATCTTGTGAAGGTGCCATTACCAAAATGCAGGAGCAACAGAAGTCATTTTTCAGGCAAGAAATGATTGAGTCCGAAAGAGTTGAGGTTTCTAGGCATAAACTGAAGAGTTTCTTCAGAGCATATGGTAAGTCACTAGCATATTCAGGAAATTCTGCAGATGAGAATGTTAATAATGATGCCAGTGCTAGGAAAGATGAATTGTTCTCCATGAAGCAGGAGAAAACTGAACTACAAGAACTGGTAGGTAAGATCAGGGGATACTTTGAGATGAGCTCTGATCTTTCTGTGGAAGATATTGCAGACAAAATTGATGAACTAGTCAACAAAGTTGTGGATTTGGAACTCATGATTCCAACCCAAACTGCACAGATAAATAGACTGTGTCTAGAAAACAATGAGCTGGAGAAATCATTGCAGAAATTGGAGGAAGAGAAGGCAGAACAAACCTGTGCCTCAGGTGAATTAGATGGCAAGCTTAAGGAGGCAGAAGAGGTGCTTATTAGAGTGCATAACCTTTTGACATCCTATCATGCAGAAGAAAGAATAGTCTATACAAATTTCGAGGAAACAATAAACAGTTTCTGTGATATTTCACATATGCTGCTGCAATCACCTCTCACTGAGCAGCAAGCAGTTTCCAGGTGCATGCTGAATGATGAAGCAACACAATCCACTGACACTGAACTATCAAGTGTGCATCGCAAAACAAGCCCATCAGAAACTCCTGAGATGGACGAAACTGCAAGGAAGCCACATGTGGATGGATTTACTAATGGTCCAGACACATCAGAGCCAAGTATCTTCAGTGACGATCGTCAGTCATCTACTTGCCACTATGAGATTAAAGCAGAAAGGCACTCTCATGTAGATAAAACAGAGGATTTGTGGTGTTGTGAGTTTGAAGATAAGTTTAGTATATCTGCATCAGTGGATGTAGGAACAACAGAAAATGCAGACCATAATTTGTCTGCTGATAATAATAATGGAGGGCCAGAACATGTTGATGAAGTCACTAGGAACAATGAAAGCAGTGTGCAACCATATATTGCACACTCCCTTGAGAGTTGCCCATTAGAACAACTGCATCGCATTTCCCCAAGCAGCCCAGGAGAAAATGTGAAACAAGAGGATAATGTGATATATTACTCAACACAGTGTAACAACATGTCTGAGAGCAGGCCAGAACAGAATATGGAGATGGACGAAGCAGAAGCTTCATATGTCAATAAAAATCCGACTTCTATTTGTGGGGAAGTGGCAAATGTTGGAGATCAAGAGGATGACGTGATTAATCTGCAGCAATCGCTTATGACTGGAATCCAAGATAAGGAAAAGGTACTATTAGACGAGTACACTTCCATCCTCCGAAACTATAAGAATGCAAAGCGAAGACTTGCAGAAGTGGAAACAAAGAACCAGGAATGCTTGAATGAGATGCGAGCCATGATAAGCGAACTAGAGTGTGCCAACGAAATGAAGGATGCTGAGATTCGGTCACTTTGTGAGCTCTTTGAATCTTTAACTTACAAAGATGCATCACAAAGAGGTCATCAGTTGAATTCAACCATGTCCCTAAGTGAGAAGAATAAAACGGTAAGGGGCCATCGAAGGACTCCAAGTATTCTGCAACTTCATCAAAGGGCACAAAGTGTCTCCTCTATTCCTAGAAGAATGGAAAATAACTCTAGCCTCAAAAATATCCTGAATACCAGTTCTTCCATGGAACCTGATGTACCACACGATGCTGTTACCAATCAAGAAAGCATTATTCTGGAGGATCTCACACCAACGAATGTAGTTGAGATGGAGAAAGCATCGCCACTTGAAGAGAAGTTCAGAAGAAACATCGATGCACTTATGGAGGAGAACCTAGCGCTCTTAATGAAGTTGAGCATGTCTTTCCaacaaatacaaggatttcagacCAAGTACGATCAGCTACAGTCTGAGATCAGTAAGGTAACAAATGACAAGCTAAAGCCAAACAAGGATGGTACAAATGAATGCCCTGCAGACTCAGAAATGGAAGCAACAAAAAAGAGGCTAAGAGAACTCAAGATTGAACTGCAAGTATGGTCAGAACAGAATATGATGTTCAAAGGTGAACTCCAGTGTAGGTTTGATTCCCTATGCAACCTACAGGAGGAAATCGAAGGAGCCAAGGAAATGGATGAAGACACTGAGCATGGAGCTAGATTCACTTGGTACCAAGTTGCAAAACTCCAGGGAGAGGTCCTGAACATGAAGCAAGAGAACAACAAAGTCGCTGATGAAGTGCAGGCTAGTTTGGATCATGTCGAAGGGCTCCACACAGAACTTGATAAGGTTCTGGCAAAGATTGTCAAGAGCACTAGCTTATCTGGGCCAAAAGCTAGCAGCACCTGGAGGAATGCGCCCTCTAAATCAAAAGTACCGCTGCGGATGTTCCTCTTTCCAGCCAAGAAAAAGAAGACATCGCTGTTTGCGTGCGTAAATCCATCGTACCTTTCGAAGCAGCACAGTGACATGGCATTCTTCACTAAAATGAGCTAG